One Peribacillus simplex NBRC 15720 = DSM 1321 genomic region harbors:
- a CDS encoding molybdopterin oxidoreductase family protein, whose protein sequence is MQSYINQPDGVFPSVCSLDCPDQCGLLLHKKDGKIIKVQGDPDHPVTKGNICNKVRNMTARLYDPKRLKQPLKRIGPKGEGNFAPISWDEAIDTITSKWKDLIKMHGPESILPYSFYGNMGNLSAEGMDRRFFHKLGASMLERSICNAAGSVGYSYTMGGSFGTDPEETIHTKLFIMWGINAVSTNMHQVTFAQQARKNGAKVIVIDVHKNQTGKWADWFIPILPGTDSALALGLMHILYAENLVDQPFLDEYTVGAAELREHVRQYDPATVSAITGVPIDDLYELARMYGTTRPSFVRIGNGLQHHDNGGMAIRTIACLPALTGQWMVEGGGAIKGNSGYLAFNTNALRRPDLLHNKATRTINMNQIGQALLEKENPIRSMFVYGSNPALVAPNANKVQDGLMREDLFTVVHDLFLTETAMFADLVLPATSSYETEDFYNSYWHNYVQIQKPVVEKYGESKSNVELFKLLAVGMGFGEQAFRDSEEDMIRQALNFPDNPHLEGITYDTLSRNQFVKAKMQPMFPGKLPTPSGKIELYSERMKQHGYEPLPTYTPIIKDSDLPFLFIPAPNHNFLNSTFSNNAKHISLEKEPKLHMNAADAKTMGIVTGDMVKIWNGRGECLLTAAPGENVLPGVLVSQGLWQNTPETKQHINSLTPDRLSDMGNGAVFFSGRVDLEKVQQK, encoded by the coding sequence ATGCAATCCTATATCAATCAGCCAGATGGAGTCTTTCCCTCTGTTTGCTCTCTTGACTGCCCTGATCAATGCGGTTTACTGCTGCACAAAAAAGACGGGAAAATCATTAAAGTTCAAGGAGACCCTGATCATCCAGTCACCAAAGGGAATATTTGCAACAAAGTCCGAAACATGACTGCCCGCCTATATGACCCCAAGCGCTTAAAGCAGCCATTAAAACGAATCGGTCCAAAAGGAGAAGGGAATTTCGCTCCAATCAGCTGGGATGAGGCCATTGACACAATCACTTCAAAATGGAAAGACCTGATCAAAATGCACGGACCGGAAAGCATACTCCCCTACAGCTTTTACGGAAACATGGGCAACCTCAGCGCAGAGGGGATGGATCGCCGTTTTTTCCACAAACTCGGTGCAAGCATGCTCGAGCGTTCCATTTGTAACGCGGCCGGCTCAGTCGGATACAGCTATACAATGGGTGGTTCATTCGGCACCGACCCAGAAGAAACGATTCACACAAAGCTTTTCATCATGTGGGGCATTAACGCTGTGAGCACTAATATGCACCAAGTTACGTTTGCCCAACAAGCCCGAAAAAACGGGGCCAAAGTAATTGTCATTGACGTACATAAAAATCAAACCGGCAAGTGGGCTGATTGGTTCATACCAATTCTGCCTGGCACCGATAGTGCGCTCGCCCTCGGATTAATGCATATTCTATATGCCGAGAATTTAGTCGACCAGCCCTTTCTCGATGAATACACAGTGGGTGCAGCTGAATTGCGCGAACACGTCCGCCAATATGATCCTGCGACAGTATCCGCGATCACTGGCGTTCCTATTGATGACTTATATGAATTAGCCAGGATGTACGGCACCACAAGACCATCATTCGTTCGGATAGGAAATGGCCTGCAGCACCATGACAATGGCGGCATGGCGATACGTACCATTGCCTGCCTGCCTGCACTTACCGGCCAATGGATGGTTGAAGGCGGCGGAGCCATCAAAGGGAATTCAGGATATCTGGCTTTTAATACAAATGCCTTAAGACGTCCTGATTTATTGCATAATAAAGCTACCCGGACCATTAATATGAACCAAATCGGTCAAGCTCTTCTGGAAAAAGAAAACCCGATTCGCTCCATGTTTGTATATGGCTCCAACCCAGCACTTGTCGCTCCGAATGCAAATAAGGTGCAGGATGGTCTAATGCGGGAAGATCTATTCACAGTTGTACATGACCTATTCTTAACCGAAACGGCCATGTTTGCTGACCTCGTCCTTCCTGCCACATCATCTTATGAAACGGAGGATTTTTATAATTCATACTGGCATAATTACGTACAAATACAAAAACCTGTAGTTGAAAAATATGGCGAGTCAAAATCGAATGTTGAATTGTTCAAACTGTTAGCCGTTGGAATGGGATTTGGGGAACAAGCATTTAGAGATTCAGAGGAAGATATGATACGGCAGGCACTGAATTTTCCCGATAACCCGCATTTAGAAGGCATCACCTATGACACCCTTTCAAGGAATCAATTTGTCAAAGCCAAGATGCAGCCGATGTTCCCAGGCAAACTCCCGACACCAAGCGGTAAAATCGAACTTTATTCCGAACGGATGAAGCAGCATGGATACGAGCCTTTGCCAACATATACGCCAATCATAAAAGACAGCGACCTGCCATTTTTATTCATTCCGGCACCTAATCACAATTTCTTGAATTCAACCTTTTCAAATAATGCAAAACATATCTCATTGGAAAAGGAACCGAAACTGCACATGAATGCCGCTGATGCCAAAACAATGGGGATAGTCACAGGAGATATGGTTAAAATCTGGAACGGTCGCGGTGAATGTTTGCTTACCGCTGCTCCCGGTGAAAATGTGTTACCCGGCGTTCTTGTCAGCCAAGGCTTGTGGCAGAACACACCTGAAACAAAACAACACATCAATTCCCTTACCCCAGATCGACTCTCAGATATGGGTAATGGCGCCGTTTTCTTTTCAGGACGGGTGGATCTTGAAAAAGTCCAACAAAAGTAA
- a CDS encoding ATP-binding protein, which yields MSDLGIINQKQYKGKNMNQSHKIACKVAIIYIIIGVLWIFVTDYISMTQANADVQIYAMFQHSKGWMFIFITGLFLYFIIRYWTGKMLRSQQEFILKDEQYQSLFKHNPDCVLELNLEGNVVSINPEAEKLLGHNSDNLKGKNANHLINWNESDKVSVFFMQSLQGEAVKFETTIQNSSDEKRIIRVTFLPIIVQAEMLGVYAIVRDITELRREEELMIMSEKLSVIGHLAAAVAHEIRNPLTSLKGFVQLMDMTQEVNPLHSDIMLKEIDRINIISSELLVLGKKQDVAFCRIDLADSLQQVFTLMKAETNLNNIEMGFRVKTAEPIYIMADSIELKQLIINIVKNSIEAIEDNGKIDISLQIIDGQAVVSVSDNGMGMVPERLERIGEPFYSTKEKGTGIGLAICRKIVHRLQGEMHFESEINKGTTVTIRIPLATGQE from the coding sequence TTGAGTGATTTGGGAATAATAAACCAAAAACAATACAAAGGAAAAAACATGAACCAATCTCATAAAATTGCATGTAAAGTGGCTATTATATATATAATCATTGGCGTCTTATGGATTTTCGTTACGGATTACATCTCTATGACACAGGCAAACGCAGATGTTCAGATATATGCAATGTTTCAGCATTCCAAAGGGTGGATGTTCATTTTCATAACTGGGCTTTTCCTATACTTCATAATCAGGTATTGGACGGGGAAAATGTTGAGGTCCCAGCAGGAATTCATACTGAAGGATGAACAGTATCAGTCGTTGTTCAAGCATAACCCGGATTGTGTCCTTGAGCTGAATCTCGAAGGAAATGTCGTTTCGATAAACCCGGAGGCTGAAAAACTGTTAGGTCATAATAGTGACAATTTGAAAGGCAAGAATGCGAATCATCTCATCAACTGGAATGAAAGTGATAAAGTTTCTGTATTCTTTATGCAGTCCCTTCAAGGGGAGGCTGTAAAATTCGAAACGACCATCCAAAATAGTAGTGATGAAAAAAGGATAATCCGTGTAACCTTTTTACCGATCATCGTTCAAGCGGAAATGCTTGGAGTATATGCAATCGTTAGGGATATTACTGAATTGCGGCGCGAAGAGGAATTGATGATCATGTCTGAAAAGCTATCTGTTATCGGACATTTGGCTGCGGCCGTCGCACATGAGATAAGGAATCCACTGACATCGTTAAAAGGATTTGTACAGTTAATGGATATGACCCAGGAAGTAAACCCGCTGCATTCTGATATCATGTTGAAGGAAATTGACCGAATTAATATTATCTCAAGTGAACTTTTGGTTCTCGGGAAGAAACAGGATGTCGCATTTTGCAGGATCGATCTTGCCGACAGTTTACAACAGGTATTCACGTTGATGAAAGCAGAAACGAATTTGAATAATATCGAAATGGGGTTCAGGGTTAAAACCGCCGAACCGATTTATATTATGGCTGATTCAATTGAACTTAAACAGTTGATAATCAATATCGTCAAGAACAGCATTGAAGCGATTGAGGATAATGGGAAGATTGATATATCGCTGCAAATCATCGATGGACAAGCTGTGGTCAGCGTGAGTGATAATGGCATGGGTATGGTGCCCGAGCGCCTTGAACGGATTGGTGAGCCTTTTTATTCGACGAAGGAAAAGGGCACAGGGATTGGGCTTGCAATTTGCCGGAAGATCGTTCATCGCCTTCAGGGGGAAATGCATTTTGAAAGTGAGATAAACAAAGGGACGACGGTTACAATTCGTATTCCGTTGGCTACAGGACAAGAATAA
- the putP gene encoding sodium/proline symporter PutP, which produces MEYGIIISIGIYMAGMLLIGYLAYRRTANLTDYMLGGRNLGPAVTALSAGASDMSGWLLMGLPGAMYISGLSAGWIVIGLCAGSYLNWLFVAPRLRTYTEVAGNSITIPDFLGNRFKDGSRVLKVVSASVILIFFTFYTSSGMVAGGELFRSAFNLDYRWGIWLTASVVILYTLFGGFLAVSWTDFVQGTIMFIALILVPVVTIVNIGGWDPTFNEIKSINPNLLHAFEGTSTIGIISLLAWGLGYFGQPHIIVRFMAVSSVKELKSARRIGMGWMIFAIVGAMFTGLVGIAYFNLTNSPLGEKNAESVFIILAKELFPSLITGFLLAAILAAVMSTIASQLLVSASALTDDFYKQFIRPKASDKELVLVGRFGVLAISAIALLLAFNPSGTILKLVGYAWAGFGAAFGPVILLSLYWKRMTKWGALAGMIVGTATVIVWDMIDKFAEVYEIIPGFIAGSIAVVVFSLLSAKPTKDIEEEFNQAIKNLS; this is translated from the coding sequence TTGGAATATGGAATTATAATATCAATTGGAATATACATGGCAGGCATGCTGTTAATTGGTTATTTGGCCTATCGGAGAACGGCCAACTTAACCGATTACATGCTTGGCGGCCGGAACTTGGGCCCAGCTGTAACTGCATTGAGTGCAGGTGCTTCCGATATGAGCGGCTGGCTGTTGATGGGTCTTCCCGGTGCAATGTACATAAGCGGGTTAAGTGCTGGCTGGATTGTCATCGGCCTGTGTGCAGGGTCTTATTTAAACTGGTTATTCGTGGCGCCGCGACTTCGGACATATACGGAAGTGGCCGGCAATTCGATTACGATTCCCGACTTCTTGGGAAATCGGTTTAAAGATGGCTCCCGTGTCTTAAAAGTGGTATCAGCATCGGTCATTTTAATTTTCTTCACCTTTTACACCTCTTCAGGCATGGTAGCAGGCGGTGAGCTTTTCCGCTCGGCTTTCAATTTGGATTACCGGTGGGGCATCTGGCTGACGGCGAGCGTCGTTATTCTTTATACGTTATTTGGTGGATTCTTGGCTGTTAGCTGGACGGACTTTGTACAAGGTACAATTATGTTCATTGCCTTAATTCTAGTACCAGTTGTCACGATTGTAAATATTGGTGGCTGGGATCCTACCTTCAATGAAATAAAATCGATTAACCCGAACCTATTGCATGCATTTGAAGGAACATCGACCATTGGCATCATATCTCTTCTGGCATGGGGGCTTGGTTATTTCGGGCAGCCTCATATAATCGTTCGATTCATGGCGGTTTCATCTGTTAAAGAATTGAAAAGTGCACGGCGAATCGGTATGGGCTGGATGATTTTTGCTATCGTCGGAGCGATGTTCACCGGATTGGTGGGAATAGCTTATTTTAACCTGACAAACAGTCCTTTAGGGGAAAAAAATGCTGAGTCCGTCTTCATCATTTTAGCAAAAGAACTATTTCCTTCTTTAATTACAGGCTTCTTGTTGGCTGCGATTTTAGCAGCGGTCATGAGTACGATTGCATCACAGCTGTTAGTATCGGCAAGTGCTTTGACCGATGATTTCTATAAGCAGTTCATTCGGCCGAAGGCATCTGATAAGGAATTAGTGCTGGTAGGTCGGTTTGGTGTATTGGCGATATCTGCCATTGCCCTATTGTTGGCTTTTAATCCAAGCGGTACGATCCTTAAATTGGTGGGTTATGCATGGGCTGGTTTTGGAGCGGCATTCGGTCCTGTCATTCTGTTAAGCCTGTACTGGAAACGGATGACGAAATGGGGAGCCCTTGCGGGAATGATTGTCGGTACGGCAACCGTGATCGTCTGGGATATGATCGATAAGTTCGCTGAAGTATACGAAATCATTCCTGGTTTCATCGCTGGTTCAATAGCGGTGGTCGTTTTCAGCTTATTATCGGCCAAGCCTACAAAAGATATAGAAGAAGAATTCAATCAAGCCATTAAAAACCTCTCTTGA
- a CDS encoding DEAD/DEAH box helicase, whose amino-acid sequence MSELPALVNDRKSYIQEVWKKSGFGQLTPIQTKAIPVIVEGKDIMAESPTGTGKTLAYLLPLLEKIDPEKKSPQALILASSRELVMQINEEIRIWSEGSGITGAAFIGGANVKRQLDKLKKHPQVIAGTPGRIYELIAQKKLKMHEVKTIVLDEGDQLITPEHMGTINNIIKTTLKDRQIMVFSATLPEETEKAARGFMNEPEMIKVDKHEKMESKVDHLYFVVERREKSKILEKITRIKDVKALAFLNDIAELSVLHEKLSYKGIEMGVLHGESNKVDREKALRKLRSGKSPMLIATDVAARGLDIKGLTAVVHIDMADNIEQYIHRSGRTGRAGADGTVISIVTEREERELKKMARELEIPLTRVTFYGGNIVVDE is encoded by the coding sequence ATGAGCGAATTACCTGCATTAGTGAACGATAGAAAATCATATATACAAGAGGTCTGGAAAAAGTCCGGATTCGGACAACTTACTCCGATTCAAACGAAAGCGATTCCCGTGATTGTCGAGGGAAAAGATATCATGGCCGAATCACCGACTGGTACAGGAAAAACATTAGCATATTTACTGCCATTGCTGGAAAAAATAGATCCTGAAAAAAAATCGCCCCAAGCTTTGATTCTGGCATCATCACGAGAACTGGTCATGCAAATCAATGAAGAAATTCGCATTTGGTCAGAGGGAAGCGGCATAACGGGTGCAGCATTCATCGGCGGTGCTAATGTGAAAAGGCAGTTGGACAAACTGAAGAAGCATCCACAAGTGATTGCTGGGACACCTGGACGGATTTACGAATTGATTGCCCAAAAGAAATTGAAGATGCATGAAGTTAAGACGATAGTACTTGATGAAGGTGACCAATTGATCACTCCGGAGCATATGGGGACGATCAATAATATTATTAAAACTACGCTAAAAGACCGGCAAATAATGGTTTTTTCAGCGACCCTGCCAGAGGAAACGGAAAAAGCGGCCCGGGGATTCATGAATGAACCCGAAATGATCAAGGTCGATAAGCATGAAAAAATGGAATCAAAGGTGGACCATCTTTACTTTGTTGTTGAGAGACGGGAAAAGTCCAAGATTCTCGAGAAAATCACAAGAATTAAAGATGTGAAGGCCCTTGCCTTCCTGAATGATATAGCAGAGCTGAGCGTCTTACATGAAAAGTTGAGTTATAAAGGTATTGAAATGGGCGTGCTTCACGGTGAATCCAATAAAGTTGACAGGGAGAAAGCGCTGCGCAAGCTTCGTTCCGGAAAATCCCCAATGCTGATAGCAACGGATGTAGCGGCAAGGGGGCTTGATATTAAAGGTCTTACTGCGGTCGTTCATATTGATATGGCTGACAACATTGAACAATATATCCATAGATCCGGGAGAACTGGGCGTGCAGGTGCAGATGGCACTGTCATTTCAATCGTAACGGAAAGAGAAGAGCGAGAGTTGAAAAAAATGGCTCGTGAACTGGAGATTCCATTAACGAGAGTAACCTTCTATGGTGGAAACATCGTAGTCGATGAATGA
- a CDS encoding aldehyde dehydrogenase family protein, whose protein sequence is MQETLQNNTKKEGTGALDLKMFINGEWVNSTSGEKRDVLNPATGEVIAKAAEGTQEDVDAAVEAAKYAFYEGGWWGTPAVERARILFKIADKIEEKAEELAALETLDNGKPLREARYDIADSAACFRYYAGLATKPTGQTFEVPDGQQAMVVREPIGVCGQIVPWNFPLMMSAWKLAPALAAGNSVVFKPSEITPVTAVKLFEIMDEVGLPKGVANLVLGAGPVVGQAIAEHEEIDKVAFTGGTATGRKIMEASMGNLKKVTLELGGKSPNIVFADSDFETAVDYALYGIFCNQGQVCSAGSRLLLEESIYDQFIASLTAKAKKIKVGSGSDENSQMGPIVSEAHMNKILSYIQIGKEEGAKIIVGGNRIKEEGLDKGYFVEPTIFVDTTPDMRIVQEEIFGPVLVVQKFKDEAEALRLANDTKYGLAGAVFTNDIAKAYRVIKKVRAGITWINSYHPTYNEAPWGGFKQSGNGRELGTFGYEAYTEVKQINNNLDIQPTGWFDEE, encoded by the coding sequence ATGCAGGAAACTTTGCAAAATAATACGAAAAAAGAAGGAACGGGAGCACTGGACTTAAAGATGTTCATCAATGGGGAATGGGTGAATTCGACTTCAGGTGAGAAGAGGGATGTATTGAATCCGGCTACGGGGGAAGTTATTGCCAAAGCTGCGGAAGGAACACAGGAAGATGTGGATGCAGCGGTCGAGGCAGCAAAATATGCTTTCTATGAAGGTGGTTGGTGGGGAACTCCTGCGGTGGAAAGAGCGCGCATTTTATTCAAAATAGCCGACAAAATAGAAGAAAAAGCTGAAGAACTAGCTGCGTTGGAAACATTGGATAATGGGAAACCATTGCGTGAGGCTCGTTATGATATAGCGGATTCAGCAGCCTGTTTTAGATATTATGCAGGATTGGCTACAAAACCGACAGGTCAGACTTTTGAAGTTCCTGACGGTCAGCAAGCGATGGTCGTAAGGGAACCAATCGGTGTATGCGGGCAAATCGTTCCTTGGAATTTCCCTCTAATGATGTCAGCCTGGAAACTGGCTCCGGCGCTTGCTGCAGGAAATTCCGTTGTGTTCAAACCATCTGAGATTACTCCGGTGACAGCGGTCAAACTATTTGAAATCATGGATGAAGTCGGATTGCCAAAAGGTGTCGCAAACCTTGTGTTAGGAGCGGGGCCAGTTGTCGGACAAGCCATTGCCGAACATGAGGAAATCGATAAAGTAGCCTTTACAGGAGGAACGGCAACAGGACGTAAGATCATGGAGGCTTCAATGGGGAACCTAAAGAAAGTGACATTGGAGCTCGGCGGGAAATCGCCTAATATCGTATTTGCGGACTCTGACTTTGAGACTGCTGTTGATTATGCTCTATACGGGATTTTCTGTAATCAAGGACAAGTGTGTTCAGCAGGCTCCCGTTTATTGTTGGAAGAGTCCATTTACGATCAGTTCATTGCAAGTCTTACTGCGAAGGCGAAAAAGATCAAAGTAGGTTCAGGTTCTGATGAAAACAGCCAGATGGGACCTATCGTTTCAGAAGCCCATATGAACAAAATATTATCGTATATCCAAATCGGAAAAGAAGAAGGTGCCAAAATAATCGTCGGTGGAAATCGAATTAAAGAAGAAGGCTTGGATAAAGGTTACTTTGTCGAACCTACTATTTTCGTTGATACGACACCGGACATGCGGATTGTACAGGAAGAAATTTTTGGACCGGTGCTTGTCGTTCAAAAGTTCAAGGATGAAGCGGAAGCTCTTCGACTTGCCAATGATACGAAATATGGTTTAGCGGGAGCGGTGTTCACGAATGATATCGCAAAAGCGTACCGTGTCATTAAAAAAGTGCGTGCTGGCATCACGTGGATAAACTCATATCATCCTACTTATAACGAAGCTCCTTGGGGAGGGTTCAAACAAAGCGGAAATGGACGCGAACTGGGAACTTTCGGTTACGAAGCTTATACGGAAGTGAAGCAAATCAATAACAACTTGGATATCCAGCCAACAGGTTGGTTTGATGAAGAGTAA
- a CDS encoding aldehyde dehydrogenase family protein, translated as MTETLKKKLFINGKWQEAEKFTTLKSPYSGEVLAEIPSASLEDVELAIESAYQARKTMAALPSHKRAAILEKLASLLESRKDEAAEIIAKEAAKPIKTAMVEVSRTIATYKFAAEEAKRIHGETLTMDATADGEGRIGYTVREPLGVVGAITPFNFPMNLVAHKVGPAIAAGNTLVLKPASQTPLSSLFLAELLAETDLPAGAFNLVTGSGSVIGDKLVTDSRVKSISFTGSPAVGIGIRNKAGLKKVSLELGSNAAVIVDKGINIDKIIQRCVSAAFAFQGQVCISLQRAYVHEEVYDEFVKKFTEATNGLKLGDSLDPSVDISALISAGDVQRSLDWIGEAKQHGAIVAAGGKSEGNILHPTVLLEVDAMLKVSCQEVFAPIVLINKVSSVEEAIDLVNDSEFGLQAGIYTENINLALSAAEKLEVGGVIINDIPTYRVDNMPYGGVKKSGTGREGLKYAIEEMTEMKLVIINRN; from the coding sequence ATGACAGAAACGCTGAAAAAGAAATTATTCATTAATGGTAAATGGCAAGAAGCTGAAAAGTTCACAACACTAAAGTCTCCCTATAGCGGGGAAGTTCTAGCGGAAATTCCTTCAGCAAGCCTTGAAGATGTCGAGTTGGCAATAGAATCAGCCTATCAAGCTAGAAAAACAATGGCAGCTTTACCTAGTCATAAACGGGCTGCCATCCTTGAAAAGCTCGCTAGTCTTTTGGAAAGCCGCAAAGATGAGGCAGCTGAAATTATTGCAAAAGAGGCAGCGAAACCGATTAAAACGGCAATGGTTGAAGTATCCCGGACGATTGCCACATATAAATTTGCAGCAGAGGAAGCAAAAAGGATTCATGGAGAAACATTGACGATGGATGCTACAGCTGACGGAGAAGGAAGGATAGGATACACAGTCCGTGAGCCTCTAGGCGTTGTGGGTGCGATTACACCATTTAATTTTCCGATGAACCTGGTTGCCCATAAAGTAGGCCCTGCCATTGCTGCGGGAAATACACTTGTCCTGAAACCTGCTAGCCAAACACCGCTATCTTCGCTATTTCTTGCTGAACTATTAGCCGAAACGGATTTGCCGGCAGGTGCGTTTAATTTAGTTACCGGAAGCGGTTCGGTAATTGGTGATAAATTAGTCACCGATTCACGGGTGAAGAGCATTTCATTTACTGGAAGTCCAGCTGTCGGAATCGGGATCCGTAATAAGGCCGGGTTAAAGAAAGTGAGTCTTGAACTAGGTTCGAATGCAGCTGTCATCGTCGATAAAGGGATAAATATCGATAAAATCATCCAACGCTGTGTATCGGCAGCATTCGCTTTTCAAGGTCAGGTCTGTATTTCCTTACAGCGTGCATATGTTCATGAAGAGGTATATGATGAGTTCGTCAAAAAATTCACAGAAGCAACGAATGGCTTGAAACTTGGAGATTCTTTGGACCCGTCGGTGGACATTTCGGCATTGATCAGCGCTGGTGATGTACAGCGAAGCCTGGATTGGATCGGTGAAGCTAAACAACACGGTGCAATTGTTGCAGCAGGAGGTAAATCTGAAGGAAATATCCTGCATCCCACTGTGTTGCTGGAAGTGGATGCAATGCTTAAAGTATCTTGTCAGGAAGTCTTCGCTCCCATTGTTTTGATCAATAAGGTTTCGTCCGTTGAGGAAGCGATTGATTTGGTCAATGATTCCGAATTTGGATTACAGGCCGGGATTTACACAGAAAATATCAATCTGGCTCTTTCTGCCGCAGAAAAATTGGAAGTCGGCGGTGTTATCATTAATGATATCCCAACTTACCGTGTCGACAACATGCCATATGGCGGAGTCAAAAAAAGCGGAACGGGCCGCGAAGGGCTAAAATATGCCATTGAAGAAATGACGGAAATGAAACTGGTCATTATTAACCGAAATTAA